TGAGGAGCAGAAGCAAGGGGCAGAGAAGTGTGGGTGGTGTGCCACCTGGGGAGGAGGGTGCAGATGTATATGGACCTGGTTCTGGGAGAGAACCCAGGGCCTTGGGAGTGGGAGACAGGGGTAGGAGACTTGCTTTCTGGCAGCTCCTAGGAGTGGAGAGTTGTTGGacatttcttgtaaatttaaatgTGCAGCTCTCGGCagggtgctcacgcctgtaatcctagcactttgggaggccgaggcaggtggatcacaatgtcagttcaaggccagtctggccaacataactaaaaatacaaaaatttgccaggtgtagtggtgtgtgcctataatctcagctattcaggaggctgaggcaggagaatcatgtgaacatgggaggcggaggttgcagtgagccgagatcacaccattgcactccagcctgggcaacagtgtgagactccatctcaaaaaaagaaaaaaaaaaaaaaaaagaaaatgtatagttCTCCAGTGGTGCAGTGGGAGGGCACCATTTTGGACTCTTGGAGGGTTTGGGAGCTCTGGTTGCTCTGCAGCCTTGTCAACACTTGGTGCTGTCAGTTTTTAAAGTTGTagccattcttcttcttttttttttttttttgagacagagtctctcgtcacccatgctggaatgcagcagtgggatctcagctcactacaacctccaccttccaggttcaaatgattctcctgcctcagcctctcaagtaactgggattataggcatgcgccaccatgtccagctatgttttatatttttagtagaggttgggtttcaccatgttggccaggctggtctcaaactcctgaccttggatgatccacccacctaggcctcccaaagtgctgggattacaggtgtaaaccatcATGCCTAGCCTGGTAATGTGtcttaaagataaaaatagttggccaggtgcggtggctcacgcctgtaatcccagcactttgggaggccgaggcgggtggacacaaggtcaagagatcgagaccatcctggtcaacatggtgaaaccccgtctctactaaaaatacaaaaaattagctgggcatggtggcgtgtgcctgtaatcccagctacttgggaggctgaggcaggagaattgcctgaacccaggaggtggaggttgcggtgagcggagatcatgccattgcactccagcctgggtaacaagagcgaaactccgtctcaaaagaaaaaaaaaaaacatagttctCCAGGTTCCTGACCTTTACCCACATTTTAGGAGACTAGGGGAAGGGCTCCTGACTTCCTGCTGGTTGTGAACCAGGGTCTTTGACACCAGATGAGGCCCCTGTagagcttttgcttttgtttttttttttttttttttgagatggagttttgctcttgttacccaggctggagtgcaatggcgtgatctccgttcaccacaacctccacctcctgggttcaagcaattctcctgcctcagcctcccgagtagctgggactacaggtgcgtgccaccatgcccagctaatttttgtatttttagtagagatggggtttcatcatgtatgttgaccaggatggtctcaatctcttgaccttgtgatccacccaccttggcctcccaaagtgctgggattagaggcgtgagccaccgcgcctggcctgcttttgttttttttgagacggagtcttgctgtgtcactcaggctggagtgcagtggtgtgatctcagctcactgtaacctcctcctcccgggttcaaatgaatctcctgcctcagcctcccaagtagccaagattacagcTGTGTACCACCAGACCCAggtaccttttgtatttttactagagacggggttttaccatgttggccaggctggtcttgaactcctgatctcaagtgatcgacttgccttggcctcacaaagtgctgggattacaggcatgtcccattGTGCCCGGGAAGCTTTAGCTGTTTCTGCTGGAGGGTCTTCAGTAGATGAGGGAGCTGAGGGTGCTCCCTGCAACACTGGTGTCAGGCCTCCTGTCTATGAAACTTTGTTCCCTGTAAAGAAGAAGGGCTGGGTGTCCCTAGCCGGTGCCTCTTGGTATATATCTggagcatttttttaatttaattttttggttggatgtggtggctcactcctgtaatgccagcactttgggaggccaaggcaggtggattgcatcagctcaggagttcaagaccggcctggacaacgtggcaaaaccccatcgcttaaaaaaaaaaaaaaatcaacctggcatggtggcatgcatctgtagccccagctactcaggaggctgaggtgggaggatcacctgaaccccaggaggttaaggctgcagtgagctatgatggtacctctgtactgcagcctggacaatataatgagaccttgtctcaaaaaacagaaaacaatttttgtagagatggggtcttgctatgttgccctggctgccctggaacttctgggctcaagcaatcctcccacctaggcttcccagagtgctgggattatagatgtgagtcatCGTGTCTGGCCCCCttcaaccatttttaaaatggtgattaAACAAACATAGAATATATCATCTTAACTGTAAGTGTGCGAATCAGTGATATCAAGCACATTCACAGCattatgcagccatcaccaccatcatctccagaactttctcatcaCCCTCAGCAGAAACCATTAAGCAACAACTTCCCATTCCCCTCCCCGAATCCCCTGGTAACTGCTATTCTACTCTGTGAATTTTCTGTTCTGGAAATTTTCTATAAACGGAATCCCACGCTGTTTGAACCTTTGTGATTGGCTTCATTCACTTGGCATCCTGCCTGCTTTTGAGGtacatccatgttgtagcatgtgccgGGAAggactttcttcctttttccttttttttttttaaagtctaaaacagcctctgttgcccaggctggagtgcagtggtgcaatctcagctcactgcaaaatatatatatatattttgcgacggagttttgcccttgttacccaggctggagtgcaatggcgtgatctcggctcaccgcaacctccacctcctgggatcaagcaactctcctgtctcagcctcccgagtagctgggactacaggcgcgtgccaccatgcccagataatttttgtatttttagtagagaccgtgtttcatcttgttgaccaggatggtctcaatctctcaacctcgtgatccacctgccttggcctcccaaagtgcggggattataagcgtgagccactgctcccggcctaatttttatattgttagtagagatggggtttcaccatgttggccaggatggtctcaatgtcttgacctcatgatctgccagcctcggcctcccaaagtgttgggttatAGGCTTGAGCGACCGCACCCAGtagaatccttttttctttttttttgagacttggtctcacttctgttacccaagctggagtgcagtggcacgattacagctcactgcaaccttcacctcccaggctcaagccatccgcctccctcagcctcccaagtagctcggaccacaggtgtgcaccaccacgcctggctaatatttatttttttggtatatacGGGGTCTTGcgatgttgcccaagctggtctccaacctTTAAGATCAAGTGATCTGTTTGCCTTTGCTTTCCGAGGTCCTGGGATGGCAGGCGCCTCAGCCCCCAGCATTCCTTCCTCTTTGTGGCTGGATCACGTTTCCCTGTGTGGACAGATGGCATTTGGTTTTTCCATTTACCTGCCGATGGACACCAGGGCTGTTTCTACCTGTGGCTTCTTGTGAATCTGCTGCAGTGAACAGGCACAGAGTAGGGAGGCTGGGCCTCAGCTTTCAGTTCCTTTGGGTCCAtccctaggagtgaaattgctgggttatatggtagtcctgtgtttagctttttgaggaaccaccaaatcattttcttttctttttttttttgcgttggaGTTttagtcttgttgcccaggctggagtgcaatggtgcaatctcaccacaacctccgccttccaggttcaagtgattctcctgccttggccctggagtagctggaattacaggcatgcgtcaccacacctggctaatttcatatttttactagggatggggtttctccatgttggtcgtgctggtctcaaacccctgacctcaggtgatctgcccaccttggcctcccaaattgctgggattacaggtgtgagccaccgtgcctggcctttttttttgatatggagtcttgctctgttaccaggctggagtgctgtggcactatctcagctcactgcaacctttgcctctcaggttcaagcgattctcctgcctcagcctcctgagtagctgggattacaggtgcgtgccaccacgcccagctaatttttgtatttttagtagagatggggtttcaccctgttggccaggatggactagatctcctgacttcgtgatccacctgcctgtctcccaaagtgctgggatgacaggtgtgagccactgtgcctggcctttttttttctttttgtgagacagtctctctctgttgcccaggctggagtgtagtggtgagatcttggctcactgcaatctccacctcccaggttcaagcgattctcctgcttctgcctctggagtagctgggattacaggtgggggccaccatgcctggctaatttttgtgttttcattagagatggggcttcaccatgttggccaggctggtcttgaactcctgacctcaggtgatctgcctgccttggcttcccaagtgctggggtgacaagcgtgagccacctcgcccggcctacCAAACCATTTTCTACCGTGGCTGCACCCCTCTACCAGTCCCACTTAGCTGAGGACTCTTGACTCTTGGGTTCAGATCAGCATGAGGGCAGGTGGACAGGGAAGAGGTGGGGAGCTTCCCTCCCGGTGGAGCAGCTGCCGCAGGGGGAGCATGTGCGCTGAGGGTTGGAGACCCCCAGGTGCCTTCAGTCCTTTCCTTGCTCTCCCTGCCCTACCCCTGTCCCGCAGGCGAGCGAGGATAAGGTGAGGCAGCTGGTGAAGGAGATCGGCCGGGAGATCCAGCAGCTGAGCATGGCTGGCTGCTACTGGCTGCCCGGTTCCACTGTGGAGCACGTGGCCCGCTGCCGCAGCCTGGTGAAAGTGAACCTCTCGGGCTGCCACCTCACCTCCCTGCGCCTCTCCAAGATGCTCTCGGCTTTGCAGCATCTGCGCTCGCTGGCCATTGACGTTAGCCCCGGCTTCGACGCCAGCCAGCTGAGCAGCGAGTGCAAGGCCACGCTGAGCCGCGTGCGGGAGCTCAAGCAGACACTGTTCACGCCCTCCTACGGTGTGGTGCCCTGCTGCACCAGCCTGGAGAAGCTGCTGCTCTACTTCGAGATTCTGGACCGCACGCGCGAGGGCGCCATCCTCTCGGGCCAGCTCATGGTGGGCCAGAGCAACGTGCCGCACTACCAGAACCTGCGCGTCTTCTACGCGCGCCTGGCTCCCGGCTACATCAACCAGGAGGTGGTGCGGCTGTACCTGGCTGTGCTCAGCGACCGCACGCCCCAGAACCTCCACGCCTTCCTCATCTCTGTCCCCGGCAGCTTCGCAGAGAGCGGTGCCACCAAGAACCTCCTGGACTCCATGGCGCGCAACGTCGCGCTGGACGCTCTGCAGCTGCCCAAGTCCTGGTTGAACGGCTCTTCGCTCCTGCAGCACATGAAATTTAACAACCCGTTCTACTTCAGCTTCAGCCGTTGTACCTTGTCGGGAGGCCACCTGATCCAGCAGGTCATCAACGGCGGGAAGGACCTGAGGAGCCTGGCCAGCCTGAACCTCAGTGGCTGTGTCCACTGCCTGTCCCCGGACTCCCTGCTGCGCAAGGCGGAGGACGATATCGACAGCAGCATCCTGGAGACACTGGTGGCGTCCTGCTGCAACCTGCGCCACCTGAACCTCTCGgctgcccaccaccacagctCTGAGGGCCTGGGCCGCCACCTCTGCCAGCTCCTGGCCCGGCTGCGTCACCTGCGCTCCCTCTCCCTACCAGTTTGCTCCGTCGCCGACTCCGCACCGCGCGCGGATCGCGCGCCCGCTCAGCCCGCCATGCATGCCGTGCCGCGCGGCTTCGGCAAGAAAGTGCGCGTGGGCGTGCAGTCCTGTCCCAGCCCCTTCTCGGGCCAGGCGGGCCCCCAGCCCTCATCAGTGTTCTGGTCTCTGCTGAAGAACCTGCCCTTCCTGGAACACCTCGAGCTGATCGGGTCCAACTTCTCCTCCGCCATGCCGCGCAACGAGCCGGCCATCCGCAACTCGCTCCCGCCCTGCAGCCGCGCGCAGAGCGTCGGGGACTCGGAGGTGGCCGCCATCGGCCAGCTGGCCTTCCTGCGGCACCTGACGCTCGCACAGCTGCCCAGCGTCCTGACGGGCTCCGGGCTGGTCAGTATTGGCCTGCAGTGCCAGCAGCTGCGGTCCCTGTCGCTGGCCAACCTGGGCATGATGGGGAAGGTGGTGTACATGCCCGCGCTATCGGACATGTTGAAGCACTGCAAGCGGCTGAGGGACCTCAGGTGAGGGGGTCTGCGGGGACCTCCCGGGCCTCTGCTGGAGGCTGGCGGAGGGAAGTGTGTTGTCGTGGAACTTGGAGGCGGCCCTGCCACAGGCCTGTCCTCCAGGAgtgcagaggctggggtgggaccTCACCGCGTCCCATGCTTGGCTCAGGGGGCTCTGGGGAGAGCGGCATCTAGAGGAACCCGGGGTGCAGGAAGGAGGCGGATGGCTGAGCTTAGCGTCCTCACTCCTGATAGTGTTTGAGTGATTGTCCCGGCCCTACTGTGAGTCATCCTGCTTAATCCTCTCACAAGCCTACCAGGTGCTTGTGGTTGTTGCCACACAGCAGAGCTAGTAGGTGGGGAGTTAAGATTCGAACCCAGGCCTTTCTGACCTGACTGCAATtctttgtgtgcgtgtgtgtgtgtgtgtgtgtgtttaattgcattttaggttttgggtttgttttgtgttttgggatggagtctcgctctgttgcccaggcttgagtgcagtggtgccatcttggcccactgcagcctccgcctcccaggttccagtgattcttctgcctcagcctcctgaccacgcccagctaattttttattttatatgtattttatatatatatatttttttaagacggagtttcgctctagttacccaggctggagtgcaatggtgggatctcggctcatcacaacctccgcctcctgggttcaggcaattctcctgcctcagcctcctgagtagctgggattacaggcatgcgccaccacacccagctaattttttgtatttttagtagagatggggtttcaccatgttgaccaggatggtctggatctcttgacctgtgatccacccgcctcggccccccaaagtgctgggattacaggcgtgagccactgtgcccggccctatttttattcttttagtagagtcagggtttcaccatattggccaggctggtctcgaactcctgacctcgtgattctcctgcctcggcctcccaaagtgctgggattataggtgtgagccaccgcaccccgctctttttttttaattttacttttatttatttttgagacagagtcttgctctgtcatccaagctggattgcagtggcaccatcatagctcactgcagccttaacctcttgggctcactcagtcctcctgcctcagcctcccaagtagctgggactacaggcatatgccatcatgcctggctatatatatatatttttaaaattttgaagagaCACtgtattgcccgggctggtctcgaactcctgggctcaagtgatcctccaccttggcctcccaaagtgctggtgcaagccactgcacttggcctccatctttgttttttttgtctttttctttttgagacagagtctcactctgtcacccatgctggagtgcagtggtgccatctctgttcacttcaacctctgcctcctgggttcaaacaattctcctgtctcagcctcccgagtagctgggactgcaggtgtataccaccacatctgctattttttgttgttgttgttttagtagagatggggtttcaccatgttgggcaggctggtcttgaactcctgacctcaggtgatccacctgcctttgcctcccaaagtgctgggattacaggcataagccaccatgcctggcagggcAGAGGCTTCCTGGGTCAGTAAGCACCATGTGAAGGAAGCCCAGAGACTTGAAAATATGCCAGAGAGCAGTCAGGTCAGAGGGTCCAGGGGACAATGGGAGGTGAGAGGGAGTGGGAAAGATGGGGTGGACAAGGCAGGTGGTGACAGTGCTGAGGGCCTTCACCCGGGAGAGGGAGCGGCATCCTGGGCATCCCACATGGGCTGTAGGGGACAGGATGTAGGAGATGGGAGAGGTTGGCTCAGGAGGGGCACCACAGACTCCTGGGAGGTGACGGTCCCTGGGACTAGCAGCAGGACCCATCCAAGAGCGGGGAAGAGGTGGAACCACTGGCCTGGGAGAGCTCTACCCCAGACAGTGTTGGGGACCCATGGCATTTCCAGAGCCAAGCACAAAATGAATTTATGCTGATTATGCTGTGGAGCAAACAGTATTCTTGTCAGTTCCCAGCATTTAAGGAATAATTTGTTAACTTGAGAGGCATTTGAAATCTTGGCAGATAAATCGATCATGAAAAATGACCCCAAATggggtcgggtgtggtggcttactcctgtaatcccagcactttgggaggccaagttgggcaggtcacctaaggtcaggagttggagaccagcctgaccaacatggtaaaatcctgtctctaccaaaaacatacgaaaattagctgagcgtggtggcaggcacctgtagtctcagctactcaggaaactgaggcaggagaattgctctttacccaggaggcagaggttttggtgagccgagatcacaccactgcactccagcctgggtgagagcgtGAGGcgttcaaaaagaaaagaatagagaagacaagaaaaattaCCCAGAGTGGTCTGGCTGCAGTGACTCaaacttgtaatctcagcactttgggaggctgaagtggaggatctcatgagctcaggagtccgagaccagcctgggctacattgCTAGACCACACACAACTctgcaaaacaaataaaagaatgagCAGGGTCTGGTGGTTCGTGGCTGTaggcccagctattcaggaggctgagtggaaggattgcttgagcccaggaggttagaTCGAGGCTgcctgtgatcatgccactgcattccaatcagggcaacagagcaagactctgtctctcaaaaaaaaaaaattacccaaaagGTAGTGAAGGCCTTGAACCTCAGTGCTATAAGGGACTCGGGTTTGGGAGACAGTGGGGGCAGGGCTTAGATAGTGACCTGCTGTCTCCATGAGTCCTTAGCTAGTGGGGTGGGTGGTGGGTACGTGAAGTCATACCTCCACCTAA
This Callithrix jacchus isolate 240 chromosome 2, calJac240_pri, whole genome shotgun sequence DNA region includes the following protein-coding sequences:
- the FBXL18 gene encoding F-box/LRR-repeat protein 18 isoform X3, with protein sequence MAGCYWLPGSTVEHVARCRSLVKVNLSGCHLTSLRLSKMLSALQHLRSLAIDVSPGFDASQLSSECKATLSRVRELKQTLFTPSYGVVPCCTSLEKLLLYFEILDRTREGAILSGQLMVGQSNVPHYQNLRVFYARLAPGYINQEVVRLYLAVLSDRTPQNLHAFLISVPGSFAESGATKNLLDSMARNVALDALQLPKSWLNGSSLLQHMKFNNPFYFSFSRCTLSGGHLIQQVINGGKDLRSLASLNLSGCVHCLSPDSLLRKAEDDIDSSILETLVASCCNLRHLNLSAAHHHSSEGLGRHLCQLLARLRHLRSLSLPVCSVADSAPRADRAPAQPAMHAVPRGFGKKVRVGVQSCPSPFSGQAGPQPSSVFWSLLKNLPFLEHLELIGSNFSSAMPRNEPAIRNSLPPCSRAQSVGDSEVAAIGQLAFLRHLTLAQLPSVLTGSGLVSIGLQCQQLRSLSLANLGMMGKVVYMPALSDMLKHCKRLRDLRLEQPYFSANAQFFQALSQCPSLQRLCLVSRSGTFQPDAVLAFMARCLHVVMCHLFTGESLATCKNLQQSLLRSFQAERPALNVVIFPLLHEGLTDVIRDVPLVHLDEITLFKSRVAEEPPNLWW
- the FBXL18 gene encoding F-box/LRR-repeat protein 18 isoform X1; protein product: MASSGEDISNDDDDMHPAAAGMADGVHLLGFSDEILLHILSHVPSTDLILNVRQTCRKLAALCLDKSLIHTVLLQKDYQASEDKVRQLVKEIGREIQQLSMAGCYWLPGSTVEHVARCRSLVKVNLSGCHLTSLRLSKMLSALQHLRSLAIDVSPGFDASQLSSECKATLSRVRELKQTLFTPSYGVVPCCTSLEKLLLYFEILDRTREGAILSGQLMVGQSNVPHYQNLRVFYARLAPGYINQEVVRLYLAVLSDRTPQNLHAFLISVPGSFAESGATKNLLDSMARNVALDALQLPKSWLNGSSLLQHMKFNNPFYFSFSRCTLSGGHLIQQVINGGKDLRSLASLNLSGCVHCLSPDSLLRKAEDDIDSSILETLVASCCNLRHLNLSAAHHHSSEGLGRHLCQLLARLRHLRSLSLPVCSVADSAPRADRAPAQPAMHAVPRGFGKKVRVGVQSCPSPFSGQAGPQPSSVFWSLLKNLPFLEHLELIGSNFSSAMPRNEPAIRNSLPPCSRAQSVGDSEVAAIGQLAFLRHLTLAQLPSVLTGSGLVSIGLQCQQLRSLSLANLGMMGKVVYMPALSDMLKHCKRLRDLRLEQPYFSANAQFFQALSQCPSLQRLCLVSRSGTFQPDAVLAFMARCLHVVMCHLFTGESLATCKNLQQSLLRSFQAERPALNVVIFPLLHEGLTDVIRDVPLVHLDEITLFKSRVAEEPPNLWW
- the FBXL18 gene encoding F-box/LRR-repeat protein 18 isoform X4, whose translation is MAGCYWLPGSTVEHVARCRSLVKVNLSGCHLTSLRLSKMLSALQHLRSLAIDVSPGFDASQLSSECKATLSRVRELKQTLFTPSYGVVPCCTSLEKLLLYFEILDRTREGAILSGQLMVGQSNVPHYQNLRVFYARLAPGYINQEVVRLYLAVLSDRTPQNLHAFLISVPGSFAESGATKNLLDSMARNVALDALQLPKSWLNGSSLLQHMKFNNPFYFSFSRCTLSGGHLIQQVINGGKDLRSLASLNLSGCVHCLSPDSLLRKAEDDIDSSILETLVASCCNLRHLNLSAAHHHSSEGLGRHLCQLLARLRHLRSLSLPVCSVADSAPRADRAPAQPAMHAVPRGFGKKVRVGVQSCPSPFSGQAGPQPSSVFWSLLKNLPFLEHLELIGSNFSSAMPRNEPAIRNSLPPCSRAQSVGDSEVAAIGQLAFLRHLTLAQLPSVLTGSGLVSIGLQCQQLRSLSLANLGMMGKVVYMPALSDMLKHCKRLRDLRLEQPYFSANAQFFQALSQCPSLQRLCLVSRSGTFQPDAVLAFMARCLHVVMCHLFTGESLATCKNLQQSLLRRWSLTLLPRLECSGKISAHRNLHLSPSQVAGTTASRPSGPR
- the FBXL18 gene encoding F-box/LRR-repeat protein 18 isoform X2, giving the protein MASSGEDISNDDDDMHPAAAGMADGVHLLGFSDEILLHILSHVPSTDLILNVRQTCRKLAALCLDKSLIHTVLLQKDYQASEDKVRQLVKEIGREIQQLSMAGCYWLPGSTVEHVARCRSLVKVNLSGCHLTSLRLSKMLSALQHLRSLAIDVSPGFDASQLSSECKATLSRVRELKQTLFTPSYGVVPCCTSLEKLLLYFEILDRTREGAILSGQLMVGQSNVPHYQNLRVFYARLAPGYINQEVVRLYLAVLSDRTPQNLHAFLISVPGSFAESGATKNLLDSMARNVALDALQLPKSWLNGSSLLQHMKFNNPFYFSFSRCTLSGGHLIQQVINGGKDLRSLASLNLSGCVHCLSPDSLLRKAEDDIDSSILETLVASCCNLRHLNLSAAHHHSSEGLGRHLCQLLARLRHLRSLSLPVCSVADSAPRADRAPAQPAMHAVPRGFGKKVRVGVQSCPSPFSGQAGPQPSSVFWSLLKNLPFLEHLELIGSNFSSAMPRNEPAIRNSLPPCSRAQSVGDSEVAAIGQLAFLRHLTLAQLPSVLTGSGLVSIGLQCQQLRSLSLANLGMMGKVVYMPALSDMLKHCKRLRDLRLEQPYFSANAQFFQALSQCPSLQRLCLVSRSGTFQPDAVLAFMARCLHVVMCHLFTGESLATCKNLQQSLLRRWSLTLLPRLECSGKISAHRNLHLSPSQVAGTTASRPSGPR